ACTCCTCGGCGACGGCTCGAAGTGGGGTATCTCCATCCGCTACGCCGTCCAGCCTTCGCCTGATGGCCTTGCCCAGGCCTTCCTGATCGGCGAGGAGTTCCTCGCGGGCGAAGGATGCTGCCTCGCACTCGGCGACAACATCTTCTACGGCCACGACTTCGCCAAGGCTCTCCGTGACGCCAGCGCGCAGAAGACTGGCGCGACCGTCTTCGCCTATGCCGTCAAGGATCCGGAACGCTACGGCGTCGTCGAGTTCGACGATCAGCGCCGCGCCATCTCACTCGAAGAGAAGCCGCTCAAGCCCAAGTCTCGCTACGCCGTCACCGGCATCTACTTCTACGACAATCAGGTCGTCGACGTCGCTAAGAGCCTCAAACCCTCGCCACGCGGCGAACTCGAGATCACCGACGTCAACCTCTGGTACCTCCGCAAAGGCCAGTTGCGCACGGAACTCCTCGGACGCGGCATGGCTTGGCTCGATACCGGCACCCACGACTCTCTGCTCGAGGCTGCGAACTTCATCTACACCCTCGAACAGCGCCAGGGTCTCAAGGTCTCCTGCCCGGAAGAGATCGCCTTCCGCATGGGTTGGATCGACGCTGCCCAACTCCAGGCTCTCGCCATGAAGATCGCCAAGAGCACCTACGGCAAATACCTCCTGCGCGTCCTCGAAGAAAAGGTCTACTAGTGGCACCTTTGCGACTCCTGGTCACTGGAAGCACAGGACAGGTCGGAGGCGAACTGGTCAATGTCCTCGCCCAATACGGCGAAGTCATAGCACCCACACGCGCCGAGATGGACCTGGCAAACCCCGCCTCAGCGCGCACATTCCTCCGCGACACCAAACCGCAGTGGATCGTGAACGCAGGAGCCTATACCGCAGTCGATCGCGCGGAAAGTGAACCCGATCTCGCCTATGCCATCAACGCCGAATCAGTCGGTGTCATCGGCCAGGAGGCCGCCGCGCTCGGCGCAACCGTCCTGCACTATTCGACCGATTACGTCTTCGATGGCCAAGGCAACGCACCGTACGTCGAGACGGACAAGACCGCTCCCCTCGGCGTCTACGGCGCAAGCAAGCTAGCCGGAGAACAGGCTCTCGCCGAGAGCGGCGCAACCCATGCGATCCTTCGCACGAGCTGGGTCTACGGCTCCACGGGCAAGAACTTCCTCCGCACGATCCTCAAGATGGCACGCGAAAAGGAGCAGCTCCGCGTGGTCGGCGACCAGCACGGCGCACCCACCTGGAGCAGAGATCTCGCCCGCCTCGCTGCTCACATCATCGAGCACAAGACCGTCCCTTCCGGGGTCTACCACGCAGCCGGAACCGGAGAGACCACCTGGGCAGGCTTCGCCGAAGAGGCCATCCGTCAGATCGCAAAGCGCGAGACCGGCGTAAAGCTCGCAAAGGTCATCACGATCCCAACCTCCGCGTATCCCACCCCGGCGGCCCGGCCAGCCAACTCCCGCCTAAACGGAGAAAAACTCGCCCGCACCTTCGGATGGAAGATGATGGACTGGCAGGTTTCGCTCGCGCACGTCCTCGCGGAGATTTCTGCTGACACAGCAAAGTGAAAGGCAAGGTGAATCCTTGAGCGTTGCGGAACGAGCTCTTTTCCTCGATCGAGACGGCGTGATCAACCACGAGGTCGGCTATCTGCACCGGGCGGAAGACGTCACCTTCGTCGACGGAATCTTCTCGCTCTGCCGCACCGCCATGGCCCTCGGCTACCGTCTCATCATCGTCACCAATCAGTCAGGTATCGCGCGCGGCTACTACTCGGTCGCCCAATTCGACGGCCTCATGGACTGGATGCGGATGAAGTTCCGCGCCGAGCACGTCGAACTCGACGCCGTCTACTACTGCCCCTATCACCCTGAACACGGCATCGGCGAGTACCGCCAGGAGCATCCGGACCGCAAACCCGCCCCAGGCATGCTCCTCCGCGGGGCCGCCGAGTTCGGCATCGCGCTCGAGCAGTCGATCATGGTGGGCGATCGTTGCTCCGACATCGCCGCCGCCAACGCAGCAGGACTCCGGCAGGCCTTCCTTTTCGGCGCAACCGAATCCGCCCCCTGCCCCGGAGACTACGCTGCCGTTGCGACCCTGCCCGAGGTAGAAGCCTGGCTCCTCGATAAGAAGTAACCGAGGTAACGAAACGCCCGCTTTCGGCACTATCTCTCTGCGTCTTCCCGCGTCAGTGGCGTGGTTCATGCTGCGGATGTCCCGTGAATGCCCTATGATGGGCGGTATAGACACCGCGAGATGGAAGAAGACGTTTCCCACGGAAGGGTGTTTTCTGCATGCCGAAGGTTCTCGAACACAATTCAGAGGCGGGCATCATCACGCGCGCCATCTTCGAGCACGCCACGCGCATCAGCCGCGTGGAAAAGCTCGAAGACCTCATCCGCCTCAACGCCGACTTCGCCCGTGACCTCGCCGGCGCCGACCGCTGCAGCCTCTGGCTCACGGACGAAAAGACCGGTGAAATCTGGACGATGGTCGCGCACGGCGTCGAGACCATCCGCATCCCGATCGGCCAAGGCCTCGTCGGCGCATGCATCCGCGACGATCAGATCCTCCTCGTCAACGACGCCGCCAACGAACCCCGCCTCCTCCGCCGCATCGACCAGAGCAGCGGCTACAGGACCGAGCAAGTCCTCTGCGTCCCTCTGCGCTCCGAAGGCCGCGTCATCGGTGCCCTGCAACTGCTCAACAAACCCGAAGGCTTCACGGACGCCGACGCCGGCCTCCTTGGTCTCCTCGGCCACTTCGCCGCCGGAGCCATCGAAAGCGAGCGCCTGCGCCGCGATGCCGAGGGCGCACGCCTCATGCGCCACGAACTGAACCTCGCCCGCGATGTGCAGTCCCGCCTTCTACCTCGCGACCCCGAGGGCGTCCGCGGCATCGAGTGCTCCGGCTTCTGCCGCGCTGCTCGTTCCGTTGGAGGCGACTACTACGATCTTCTCCCGCTGCGAGACGGCCGCTTCGCCCTCACCCTCGGCGACGTCTCCGGCAAGGGCATGCCCGCCGCCGTCATGATGGCGAGCATCCAGATGCTTCTCCGCAGCCACCTCCAGCAGGGCCCAGACAATCTCGCCACGATGCTGACCGACATCAACCGGACCGTCTACGCCAGCTCGACCGCCGAGCGCTACTCGACCCTCTTCTGCGGCGTGATCTCCGAGGACCGCAAGACGCTCACCTACCTCAACGCCGGACACATCCCGCCGATCCTGCTCCACGCGAACGGCGTGCTCGAACGTTTACCCGGAGACGGCCTCCCCGTCGGCCTCCTGCCCGAAGCCGAATACC
This genomic window from Granulicella sibirica contains:
- the rfbA gene encoding glucose-1-phosphate thymidylyltransferase RfbA codes for the protein MKGIILAGGSGTRLHPVTQAVSKQLLPVYDKPMIYYPLSVLMLAGIRDILVISTPDDTPRFEQLLGDGSKWGISIRYAVQPSPDGLAQAFLIGEEFLAGEGCCLALGDNIFYGHDFAKALRDASAQKTGATVFAYAVKDPERYGVVEFDDQRRAISLEEKPLKPKSRYAVTGIYFYDNQVVDVAKSLKPSPRGELEITDVNLWYLRKGQLRTELLGRGMAWLDTGTHDSLLEAANFIYTLEQRQGLKVSCPEEIAFRMGWIDAAQLQALAMKIAKSTYGKYLLRVLEEKVY
- the rfbD gene encoding dTDP-4-dehydrorhamnose reductase, with amino-acid sequence MAPLRLLVTGSTGQVGGELVNVLAQYGEVIAPTRAEMDLANPASARTFLRDTKPQWIVNAGAYTAVDRAESEPDLAYAINAESVGVIGQEAAALGATVLHYSTDYVFDGQGNAPYVETDKTAPLGVYGASKLAGEQALAESGATHAILRTSWVYGSTGKNFLRTILKMAREKEQLRVVGDQHGAPTWSRDLARLAAHIIEHKTVPSGVYHAAGTGETTWAGFAEEAIRQIAKRETGVKLAKVITIPTSAYPTPAARPANSRLNGEKLARTFGWKMMDWQVSLAHVLAEISADTAK
- a CDS encoding D-glycero-alpha-D-manno-heptose-1,7-bisphosphate 7-phosphatase, whose amino-acid sequence is MSVAERALFLDRDGVINHEVGYLHRAEDVTFVDGIFSLCRTAMALGYRLIIVTNQSGIARGYYSVAQFDGLMDWMRMKFRAEHVELDAVYYCPYHPEHGIGEYRQEHPDRKPAPGMLLRGAAEFGIALEQSIMVGDRCSDIAAANAAGLRQAFLFGATESAPCPGDYAAVATLPEVEAWLLDKK
- a CDS encoding PP2C family protein-serine/threonine phosphatase, whose protein sequence is MPKVLEHNSEAGIITRAIFEHATRISRVEKLEDLIRLNADFARDLAGADRCSLWLTDEKTGEIWTMVAHGVETIRIPIGQGLVGACIRDDQILLVNDAANEPRLLRRIDQSSGYRTEQVLCVPLRSEGRVIGALQLLNKPEGFTDADAGLLGLLGHFAAGAIESERLRRDAEGARLMRHELNLARDVQSRLLPRDPEGVRGIECSGFCRAARSVGGDYYDLLPLRDGRFALTLGDVSGKGMPAAVMMASIQMLLRSHLQQGPDNLATMLTDINRTVYASSTAERYSTLFCGVISEDRKTLTYLNAGHIPPILLHANGVLERLPGDGLPVGLLPEAEYQQQVVTLLEGDLLVVVSDGIVESCCSEGVFWEEQSVEEAVRLDGSVPIGQLPESLFRRADDFAAGAEQYDDMTVVAARLLST